DNA sequence from the Methylacidiphilum kamchatkense Kam1 genome:
TCAAAAGTAAGCTGATTGTTTGGCTTATCCTTTAGAATCACTTCCAACCTGTACCTGCCTTTCTCTAAATAAACAGGCAAGGAAATGGTACCATTCGGATACGACCGAAATGCCAATGACTTCAGCAGCTTGTCATTGTCCGAAAAGAGCTTCACAGCCACAGAAGCCGCTCTTGCCTTATCACTGATTAAGTCAACAACAATAGTGGCTTGACCCGGATCAGGCATATTATCACAAAAGGTTTGGCCCTGATAAATGGATTGTTGCGTATAAAGATCCATATGCACCGAATACCCTTCTTTTTCCATTACAGGACACTTAAAACGTCCTGCATTTTTATTGCACACATGCCCACAGTCAGCAAAAGAAGGAGAAGATAACCCAAAGATCCATCCGAAAATCCATATGAATAAAGGACAAAAGAATAGTCTCATGTTGTCATAAGAAGTATTTAATGTAATGACATTTTTAATCCTCTACCATCCACTCGTAAAGAAAAAAATTGGTTTTATAAAAATATTTTTTTAACCTGTTGATAATTAAAGGGATTAAAAATTTTCTTAGGAAAAGATATTTTTCTTTTAAAAACAAAAATAGTAAATCCTATTTTTAATCCATGCGTTTAATCTTACGATTAAAACCTGAAGACAAAAAAGCTACTCTTCCTATTCATTACAATGAATTTATTCAAGCCTTTATTTATAACTTCCTGGACTATGAGCTTTCGAATCAGCTCCATGAAGAAGGTTTTGTTGAGGGCAAAAGAGGATCAAAGCAACTTTTAGCGAACTTAACAGGGCTTCTAGATTTTATTCGTAGTCGTTTGAGATATTTGTTAGAGGACTAGGTGGATCAGCCTGTGATCCTACTAATAAAAGATTTAGGTGTTCTCAAGATAAAAAAATCTTTCCTGAGGAGAATAGACATTACGGTGTGTGGTATGTGAGTTTTTGATGCTAGACAAGAAAGTTTGGCTTTTTAGAAATGGATGGGAATAATAGTAGTATAGAGAAAAGATTCCATCAAAAAGATTGAAACACTGTTTTTTTAGTTTATTCCACTACAGAATATTGAGCAAGAGAAATGGATACTTCTTGAATTCACACTTCGACTTATTCCAATAAGCATGACATCTTGTCTAAGATTCATCATAAAGACTATGAAATCATTGAAATCTCTAAACAAAATATGGATTCAGACAAAGATAAACATAGTTCACATATTCACATATTTTGGATTAGCGCAATAATCTGTTGGTCAAAGGCTTCAGCCTTAGAAATCAAGTTTGTTAGTTGATGATATTGACAAAGATGAGACAGGCGATGAAAAAAGACATCAACGGTTTTATCAAGGTTCTGCCGAATAAGAAGTTTACTAGGCAAATCGATGGCAAGAGTAGAAGACTGGAGCATTAATTCTGTTCCTGCTAAAGGATTTCCAAAGACAATCACAGCAGTCGGTGGCAGCTCTAAACCCACCTCTTTTGCAGCTTGACTATGATCATACGTAGCAAAAAGCCGAAAACCTTCTGTCATTAATGCGCTTTTCAACCGCAAAATTGTGTCTAAAAATTTATACGGTGAAGAATATCGTACTATTCCTTCAGGCAAGGGTCCAGGCATACCTTCTCCATCTATTTATGAGAATTTATTAGAATTTCGAAAATTATTGGTAGCCATGTATAATGCACTCTTAATCTAATTTTATGCAGATTGTCAAATCTGAAGCCATCACAGAATAACTATCCAATCCTTGCTTTTTCTTTTGTTTCTTATAATTCTGCTATATTCAGTTCGAATCGGTATAAAGCTTCATACTCAATAACCACCAAAGATATTTTCAATTTGTTCTCTTTCTATCAACTTCTGTAAAGATGGGAATAGAATAATGCTAAAGGCTTCATCATATACTGAACCAGAACATTTCGACTTTTCCAGAATCTACTATTACTACTATTTAACTTTCTGAACGGCTAAAGCCGCATCCAGATTTTCCAACTTAATCTCATCGGCTAACGCCACAACCCCACATCAATGGTCTTAAAATATTGATTGGATAACAGGAGCAGAAGCTTCGGCTTAAGGCTATTTAATCCGGAATTGATTTTGGTAATAAGTTTCCAAAGGGCCTAAACCCGATAGATCTCATGCTTTATAGGTCTAACAATTGGCAAACCTATTCCACTCTCGAAATAGCAGGGATACGCATCGAGGTATTGTCCAAAGCACTTAAGTTTTTCTCTGGCTCTTGATTAAGGACTTATCGAGATATCTATTCAAGAAGACTGATAGTGCCATTTCTTTTCCAGTCATTTAGTGAAGTCCTAATTTTTAATTATTCTCTCTTTAGCACTACCCTAAACAGAGGATTGAAGATGGAAAAAGAAAAAGCTCTCTGTTTATTTTCATATTCCTAAAGGTGTTCTTTGAGAGCCTCCGTATCCTTAAAAAGTTAGAATCCTAACTCCTTGATCTATTCGCTCATTGATCTCCACAGCGCCTTTTACAACTCTTGCAGGGAGCATTTGTTCGACAGGAACTCCAAAGGCTTCTAAAGAAACTGCACAGGCAGCAATATCGACTCCAATCTGACGAAGCTGACTAAAGGCTTCTGAAAATATTGGCGAAGATTTCTGATTGGCACGAAGTAGCTCAACCCCAGGACCTAAGAGAAGTAATTCAACTTTTGTATCCTTTTGTTGGGCTAAAACTTGTGTCATATGGAGTAAAGAATTTATTCGCGGGAAAGCCTCTTTTCCCATTGTAATTACAATAAGAATAGATTTCATTCATGATTCACCATGTTTTTGGACAATAATTCTATTCAACGATTGCCCATATTGTTTTACAAGATTTTTTGTCTTTAAATTAATCAACTCGCTCATTTCTACAAAATAAAGAAAATTTTGTTTTTCTTTATTCTTCTGCTCTCAGAAAGATTATTCGATTGATTTTTTTTCCGATTTTGGCACTTATGACTGTATCTTAATCTTAAAGATGAACTCGATGAACAGATTGGAACCAGTACTTATTTAAAAGGAATTTACAATAAGGGTTTCTAGCCTTCATTCCAAACTAGATTGAAATAGTCTAGAATCCAGGTTCTTCCAAGTACGCTGAGCCTTTAGAACCGATGAGCCACCAACTGATAGGCAACAATCCTGAATCTGCAGACAACGCTTATGCAGGCTTTCTCCAATTCATTTAGAGATTAAAACTTGAAGAAAATCAACAGCTTTGGAAGAACACATTTTTCTATCATGGATGAAATGCGGTGCCTTATGTAATTAGCTCCAGCCACATCGCACCAATGACTACGTGGGAAACAGTCGCTGGGTTCCTTTTGGGAGGTAAGAGACTATGGCATGAAAATATATTTTAACTCTGGATAAGAAAAAGATGTGGATAGAACTTGATAGATTCAACAATCCAGTAGTTATGACTTTTCTCAAAGAAACTTGTTAAAAAGGGAAAAGAAGCGAAGAATAAACCTTTTTTTGATTTCTTTATTTCAGTAAACTCTTTAAGAGTTTATTAATAGTTGAAAGGATAAAATATCGCCTCGGTGCAAAAACATGTATTTTTTCTTATTATCGTATTTATTTCTTTAAGCAACCTAACTTCAGATTTCTTTGGTGCTACAGTTGATGTTTCTCGTGATTCCCCTGCTCTTGCTTTATCTTACCAGCGGCTAAGCCGACCACAATTCCGGCAGGGTAAAAAATTGATCCATTTATTAAAGATTAAAGCCGGAGAGAAAGTATTAGATATTGGATGTGGTTCGGGCGAATTAACCGCATATACAGCTCAGTTTGTTAAGCCAAAAGGGTGGGTGCTTGGGATAGACCCCTCACCGTACCGAATTGACCTAGCAAACCAAAAAAAGGATAAAAATCTTTCCTTTAGGATTGGAGGTTCTGATGATTTATCCAGTCTTCCCTCCAATTTTTATGATGTCGTTTATCTCAATTATGTTTTCCACTGGATATTGGATAAAAAGCGGGCATTAGAAGAAATTTTTCGGATTCTTAAGCCTGGGGGTAGATTAGGCTTATGCACTGGAGATAAGGAACAACATTCTAAAAATTTCAAAATTCTTAGTGAATCAATTCAAGCAGTGCTTGGTCCGACAGCATCCAAAGACCTTGTTGTGCCTTATCATATAAGTAAGGAAGAACTCCAATCTTTAGTCATCAAAAGTGGCTTTATTATCGACTCATTAATGGTAGAGGAGAAAACCAATTATGTAAAATCTCCAAAAGAAGTTATCGAATTTTTGGAAGCAAGCGATTTTGGTAATTTTTTAGCAGGAATTACCGAAGAGAAAAGACAGCGAATTTTGTCTTTGTTTAAACAGAAACTGTCAGAAACAATGACTTCTCAGGGAATACCAATGAAATATAGAACCCTCATTCTAATTGGACATAAACCTAAGACAGTTGTCTCAAAAGCTTTTTTAAAAATAGATCTAAAGAGCTAATATCTTGTGTAAAAGTCCAACCCATATGATTGAAAAGACATCACTTCCTCATGAAATAGATCCATTTTTTTCTATTTAGCGGTGCAATCAAATGTTCTCCATAAATAGGCACTAAATCCGAAGATTTTTTTTAGGTTTTAAAATCCCTTCTTCTTCCACCTCCTTTAATGATAATCCGATAATCCCTCTTGACTCTTGATCCACTTGCTTTCGAATGGAAGAAAATTAGTCCCTTTAAAATCAATTAAAAGTCTACTCTTCTTTAGATGTTTATTAAAAAAATGGTTTCAATAAGGAATGGGATTTTTTAAAAATTAGTTTTCACATTCTAATAAGAAAAAGTATGGGAACACAATCACCAGCTAGATCATTTTCAGTGAATAATGATCTTGCTTGCCACATGTAAAATAACTTCTCTCCGTTTGTCTTTGCTTTCTGATGCATATTCGATTTTTCTTTTAATGATTTCTAGAAGCAATAGTTTTTCATCTTATTGGAATCAACTAAAAATGCGATGTTGATGATTCTGTGGAATGGTTCTATCTTTCTTTTCCTAAATTGCCTTTCTAAGAGTTCATTCTATAAAACATAATAAAAAAATAGATAAAAAATGCATGTATTCTTCTGGCTAGAAGACAATGTCCTTATTTTCAAGCACCTTCATAATATATGAGACCGTTGTAGCCATTTTATAATGTGCATTTAGCAGGTTGTTATTTTTAATTAGACACAAACATCATCTTGCTCATAGTGCAATGGATTTTTTTATAATTGCACATTATGCAATCAATAGAAGTTGATTTTATAATCCATAGTTCTACAAAATACTTATATGAACTAATTAGATTCAGTGTATTAATAAAAAACTATTAAAAGGAGAATAAGCATGGATATATATAGAATATATGTAGTAAACAATGGAGCGGATGCACAGAATTTTTGGTGCTTTCTTGCTCCTCCACAG
Encoded proteins:
- a CDS encoding DUF302 domain-containing protein: MTEGFRLFATYDHSQAAKEVGLELPPTAVIVFGNPLAGTELMLQSSTLAIDLPSKLLIRQNLDKTVDVFFHRLSHLCQYHQLTNLISKAEAFDQQIIALIQNM
- a CDS encoding class I SAM-dependent methyltransferase; this encodes MQKHVFFLIIVFISLSNLTSDFFGATVDVSRDSPALALSYQRLSRPQFRQGKKLIHLLKIKAGEKVLDIGCGSGELTAYTAQFVKPKGWVLGIDPSPYRIDLANQKKDKNLSFRIGGSDDLSSLPSNFYDVVYLNYVFHWILDKKRALEEIFRILKPGGRLGLCTGDKEQHSKNFKILSESIQAVLGPTASKDLVVPYHISKEELQSLVIKSGFIIDSLMVEEKTNYVKSPKEVIEFLEASDFGNFLAGITEEKRQRILSLFKQKLSETMTSQGIPMKYRTLILIGHKPKTVVSKAFLKIDLKS
- a CDS encoding DsrE family protein, producing the protein MKSILIVITMGKEAFPRINSLLHMTQVLAQQKDTKVELLLLGPGVELLRANQKSSPIFSEAFSQLRQIGVDIAACAVSLEAFGVPVEQMLPARVVKGAVEINERIDQGVRILTF